One Burkholderia thailandensis E264 genomic window carries:
- a CDS encoding HAD-IB family phosphatase, with amino-acid sequence MNDTLICFDLDGTLSKQEILPKIAELADISEEIAALTQATIQGVIPFEMSFKLRVQLLRDTCPRKISDYVAETVELDERILQYIRDGETADCVVVTGNLDCWIEGLVRRIGVPCVSSLGDVKNGRLQGVRNILRKDTPVAQFRRAYRRIIAVGDGENDIPLFRHADVGIAYGGVHAPSANLANMANYIVYSSEALCDLLSMQ; translated from the coding sequence ATGAACGATACGCTGATCTGCTTCGATCTGGATGGGACGCTGAGCAAGCAGGAGATTCTTCCGAAGATCGCCGAATTGGCCGACATATCGGAAGAAATCGCGGCGCTCACGCAGGCGACGATTCAAGGCGTGATCCCGTTCGAGATGTCGTTCAAGTTGCGCGTTCAGCTATTGCGCGACACATGCCCGAGAAAGATCAGTGACTATGTGGCCGAGACGGTCGAGTTGGACGAGCGCATTTTGCAGTACATCCGGGATGGAGAGACGGCGGATTGCGTGGTCGTGACAGGAAATCTCGATTGCTGGATCGAGGGTCTCGTGCGGCGCATCGGCGTGCCGTGCGTGAGCTCGCTGGGCGACGTGAAGAATGGGCGGCTTCAGGGCGTCAGGAACATCTTGCGGAAGGACACGCCTGTTGCGCAATTCCGGCGTGCTTATCGGCGAATCATCGCTGTCGGAGACGGTGAGAACGACATCCCGCTGTTCAGGCATGCGGACGTGGGTATTGCTTATGGCGGCGTGCACGCGCCGTCGGCCAATCTCGCGAACATGGCTAACTACATCGTCTATTCTAGCGAGGCGCTATGCGACCTGTTGAGCATGCAGTAA